One Sparus aurata chromosome 5, fSpaAur1.1, whole genome shotgun sequence genomic window carries:
- the lztr1 gene encoding leucine-zipper-like transcriptional regulator 1 isoform X1: MSCKSTKVAPSVDFDHSCSDSVEYLTLNFGPFETVHRWRRLPPCDEFVGARRSKHTVVAYRDAIYVFGGDNGKNMLNDLLRFDVKDCSWCRAFTTGTPPAPRYHHSAVVYGSSMFVFGGYTGDIYSNSNLKNKNDLFEYKFATGQWTEWKVDGSLPVARSAHGATVYSDKLWIFAGYDGNARLNDMWTISLQDREHACWEEIDQSGEIPPSCCNFPVAVCRDKMFVFSGQSGAKITNNLFQFEFKGHMWTRIPTEHLLRGSPPPPQRRYGHTMVAFDRHLYVFGGAADNTLPNELHCYDVDSQSWEVIHPSLDSEMPSGRLFHAAAVIQDAMYIFGGTVDNNVRSGEMYRFQFSCYPKCTLHEDYGKLFENRQFCDVEFILGEFCCLQREERVLGHIAIVTARCQWLRKKILQAWDRQRQKAKQESSEESDEGAAGGPRDIPAGSRPSGTQPLLEVAIREAEAQPFEVLMQFLYTDKIQYPRRGHVQDVLLIMDVYKLALSFKLSRLEQLCVQYIEASVDLQNVLSVCENANKLQLDQLKEHCLNFVVKESHFNQVIMTKEFEHLSTPLIVEIVRRKQQPPPRIYSDQPVDIGTSLVQDMKAYLEGGGLEFCDIILLLDGHPRPAHKAILAARSSYFEAMFRSFMPEDGQVNISIGEMVPSKQAFESMLRYIYYGDVNMPPEDSLYLFAAPYYYGFSNNRLQAYCKQNLEMNVTVENVLQILEAADKTQALDMKKHCLHIIVHQFIKVSKLPNLRSLSQLLLLDIIESLATHISDKQCAEMGSDI, from the exons ATGTCCTGTAAATCAACCAAAGTGGCACCGAGTGTTGATTTCGACCACAGTTGCTCCGACAGCGTGGAATATTTGACTCTCAACTTTGGCCCCTTTGAGACTGTCCATCGTTGGAGAAGACTGCCTCCGTGTGATGAGTTTGTCGGCGCAAG gCGCAGTAAGCACACTGTTGTGGCATACAGGGATGCCATTTACGTGTTTGGGGGAGACAATGG GAAGAACATGTTGAACGACCTGCTCCGCTTTGATGTGAAGGACTGCTCATGGTGTCG AGCCTTCACCACTGGAACTCCACCTGCTCCCAGATATCACCACTCAGCTGTTGTCTATGGCAgcagcatgtttgtttttg GTGGCTACACTGGTGACATTTACTCCAACtcaaacctgaaaaacaaaaatgacctCTTTGAGTACAAGTTTGCAACGGGGCAGTGGACTGAGTGGAAAGTGGATGGGAg CTTGCCGGTGGCCAGGTCTGCACATGGGGCCACAGTCTATAGTGATAAACTCTGGATATTTGCTGGCTACGATGGAAATGCCAG GCTGAATGACATGTGGACCATCAGTCTGCAGGATCGAGAACATGCTTGTTGGGAGGAG ATCGATCAGAGCGGTGAGATCCCTCCGTCTTGCTGCAACTTCCCTGTAGCCGTATGCAGGGACAAGATGTTCGTCTTTTCTGGTCAGAGTGGAGCCAAGATCACCAACAACCTCTTCCAGTTTGAGTTCAAGGGGCACAT GTGGACACGCATCCCGACCGAACACTTACTGCGAGGCTCCCCTCCGCCTCCTCAGAGACGTTACGGCCACACTATGGTTGCCTTCGACCGCCACCTGTATGTATTTGGAGGTGCTGCTGACAACACGCTGCCCAACGAACTGCACTGCTACGATGTGGATTCTCAGAGCTGGGAGGTGATCCACCCCAGTCTGGACAGTGAG ATGCCCAGTGGGAGACTCTTCCACGCTGCTGCTGTGATTCAAGACGCCATGTACATCTTTGGAGGAACTGTAGACAACAATGTGCGCAGTGGGGAGATGTACAGATTCCAG TTCTCCTGCTACCCAAAGTGTACTCTCCATGAGGACTACGGCAAACTGTTTGAGAATCGTCAGTTCTGTGATGTGGAGTTTATTCTGGGCGAG TTTTGTTGTttacagagggaggagagagtcTTGGGGCATATTGCCATAGTGACTGCACGATGTCAGTGGCTGCGGAAGAAAATCCTGCAGGCTTGGGATAGACAGAGACAG AAGGCGAAACAGGAGAGCAGCGAGGAGAGTGATGAAGGGGCAGCTGGAGGCCCGAGGGATATCCCAGCAGGCAGCAGGCCATCAGGAACACAGCCGCTGCTAGAGGTAGCCATCAGGGAAGCGGAGGCCCAGCCTTTTGAAGTCTTGATGCAGTTCCTCTACACAGACAAGATCCAGTACCCACGCAGAG GTCACGTCCAGGATGTTCTTCTGATCATGGATGTTTACAAGCTGGCACTTAGTTTTAAGCTTTCCCGCCTggagcagctgtgtgtgcagTACATTGAGGCATCTGTCGACCTGCAGAACGTTCTCAGCGTTTGTGAAAATGCCAACAAGCTGCAACTGGACCAGCTCAAG GAACATTGCCTTAACTTTGTGGTGAAGGAGTCGCACTTTAACCAGGTGATCATGACGAAGGAGTTTGAGCATCTGTCCACCCCGCTGATTGTTGAGATAGTGAGGCGAAAGCAGCAGCCTCCACCCAGGATTTACTCAGACCAGCCTGTGGACATCGGGACCTCCCTGGTCCAGGACATGAAGGCTTACCTGGAGGGAGGCGGGCTGGAGTTTTGCGACATTATCCTGCTGTTAGATGGACACCCACGACCCGCTCATAAAGCCATACTGGCAGCCCGATCCAG TTACTTTGAGGCGATGTTTCGCTCCTTCATGCCCGAGGACGGTCAGGTTAATATCTCCATCGGTGAGATGGTTCCAAGTAAGCAGGCCTTTGAGTCCATGCTGCGTTACATCTACTATGGTGACGTCAACATGCCTCCAGAGGATTCGCT CTATCTGTTCGCTGCACCGTATTACTACGGGTTTTCCAACAACAGGCTGCAGGCTTACTGTAAGCAGAATCTGGAGATGAACGTCACTGTGGAGAATGTCTTGCAg ATTCTGGAGGCGGCCGATAAGACCCAGGCTCTGGACATGAAGAAGCACTGCCTGCACATTATTGTCCACCAGTTCATTAAG GTATCCAAGCTCCCCAACCTGCGGTCCCTCAGCCAGCTGCTGCTTTTGGACATCATTGAGTCTCTAGCCACACACATATCAGACAAACAGTGTGCTGAGATGGGCTCCGACATTTAG
- the lztr1 gene encoding leucine-zipper-like transcriptional regulator 1 isoform X2, which translates to MSCKSTKVAPSVDFDHSCSDSVEYLTLNFGPFETVHRWRRLPPCDEFVGARRSKHTVVAYRDAIYVFGGDNGKNMLNDLLRFDVKDCSWCRAFTTGTPPAPRYHHSAVVYGSSMFVFGGYTGDIYSNSNLKNKNDLFEYKFATGQWTEWKVDGSLPVARSAHGATVYSDKLWIFAGYDGNARLNDMWTISLQDREHACWEEIDQSGEIPPSCCNFPVAVCRDKMFVFSGQSGAKITNNLFQFEFKGHMWTRIPTEHLLRGSPPPPQRRYGHTMVAFDRHLYVFGGAADNTLPNELHCYDVDSQSWEVIHPSLDSEMPSGRLFHAAAVIQDAMYIFGGTVDNNVRSGEMYRFQFSCYPKCTLHEDYGKLFENRQFCDVEFILGEREERVLGHIAIVTARCQWLRKKILQAWDRQRQKAKQESSEESDEGAAGGPRDIPAGSRPSGTQPLLEVAIREAEAQPFEVLMQFLYTDKIQYPRRGHVQDVLLIMDVYKLALSFKLSRLEQLCVQYIEASVDLQNVLSVCENANKLQLDQLKEHCLNFVVKESHFNQVIMTKEFEHLSTPLIVEIVRRKQQPPPRIYSDQPVDIGTSLVQDMKAYLEGGGLEFCDIILLLDGHPRPAHKAILAARSSYFEAMFRSFMPEDGQVNISIGEMVPSKQAFESMLRYIYYGDVNMPPEDSLYLFAAPYYYGFSNNRLQAYCKQNLEMNVTVENVLQILEAADKTQALDMKKHCLHIIVHQFIKVSKLPNLRSLSQLLLLDIIESLATHISDKQCAEMGSDI; encoded by the exons ATGTCCTGTAAATCAACCAAAGTGGCACCGAGTGTTGATTTCGACCACAGTTGCTCCGACAGCGTGGAATATTTGACTCTCAACTTTGGCCCCTTTGAGACTGTCCATCGTTGGAGAAGACTGCCTCCGTGTGATGAGTTTGTCGGCGCAAG gCGCAGTAAGCACACTGTTGTGGCATACAGGGATGCCATTTACGTGTTTGGGGGAGACAATGG GAAGAACATGTTGAACGACCTGCTCCGCTTTGATGTGAAGGACTGCTCATGGTGTCG AGCCTTCACCACTGGAACTCCACCTGCTCCCAGATATCACCACTCAGCTGTTGTCTATGGCAgcagcatgtttgtttttg GTGGCTACACTGGTGACATTTACTCCAACtcaaacctgaaaaacaaaaatgacctCTTTGAGTACAAGTTTGCAACGGGGCAGTGGACTGAGTGGAAAGTGGATGGGAg CTTGCCGGTGGCCAGGTCTGCACATGGGGCCACAGTCTATAGTGATAAACTCTGGATATTTGCTGGCTACGATGGAAATGCCAG GCTGAATGACATGTGGACCATCAGTCTGCAGGATCGAGAACATGCTTGTTGGGAGGAG ATCGATCAGAGCGGTGAGATCCCTCCGTCTTGCTGCAACTTCCCTGTAGCCGTATGCAGGGACAAGATGTTCGTCTTTTCTGGTCAGAGTGGAGCCAAGATCACCAACAACCTCTTCCAGTTTGAGTTCAAGGGGCACAT GTGGACACGCATCCCGACCGAACACTTACTGCGAGGCTCCCCTCCGCCTCCTCAGAGACGTTACGGCCACACTATGGTTGCCTTCGACCGCCACCTGTATGTATTTGGAGGTGCTGCTGACAACACGCTGCCCAACGAACTGCACTGCTACGATGTGGATTCTCAGAGCTGGGAGGTGATCCACCCCAGTCTGGACAGTGAG ATGCCCAGTGGGAGACTCTTCCACGCTGCTGCTGTGATTCAAGACGCCATGTACATCTTTGGAGGAACTGTAGACAACAATGTGCGCAGTGGGGAGATGTACAGATTCCAG TTCTCCTGCTACCCAAAGTGTACTCTCCATGAGGACTACGGCAAACTGTTTGAGAATCGTCAGTTCTGTGATGTGGAGTTTATTCTGGGCGAG agggaggagagagtcTTGGGGCATATTGCCATAGTGACTGCACGATGTCAGTGGCTGCGGAAGAAAATCCTGCAGGCTTGGGATAGACAGAGACAG AAGGCGAAACAGGAGAGCAGCGAGGAGAGTGATGAAGGGGCAGCTGGAGGCCCGAGGGATATCCCAGCAGGCAGCAGGCCATCAGGAACACAGCCGCTGCTAGAGGTAGCCATCAGGGAAGCGGAGGCCCAGCCTTTTGAAGTCTTGATGCAGTTCCTCTACACAGACAAGATCCAGTACCCACGCAGAG GTCACGTCCAGGATGTTCTTCTGATCATGGATGTTTACAAGCTGGCACTTAGTTTTAAGCTTTCCCGCCTggagcagctgtgtgtgcagTACATTGAGGCATCTGTCGACCTGCAGAACGTTCTCAGCGTTTGTGAAAATGCCAACAAGCTGCAACTGGACCAGCTCAAG GAACATTGCCTTAACTTTGTGGTGAAGGAGTCGCACTTTAACCAGGTGATCATGACGAAGGAGTTTGAGCATCTGTCCACCCCGCTGATTGTTGAGATAGTGAGGCGAAAGCAGCAGCCTCCACCCAGGATTTACTCAGACCAGCCTGTGGACATCGGGACCTCCCTGGTCCAGGACATGAAGGCTTACCTGGAGGGAGGCGGGCTGGAGTTTTGCGACATTATCCTGCTGTTAGATGGACACCCACGACCCGCTCATAAAGCCATACTGGCAGCCCGATCCAG TTACTTTGAGGCGATGTTTCGCTCCTTCATGCCCGAGGACGGTCAGGTTAATATCTCCATCGGTGAGATGGTTCCAAGTAAGCAGGCCTTTGAGTCCATGCTGCGTTACATCTACTATGGTGACGTCAACATGCCTCCAGAGGATTCGCT CTATCTGTTCGCTGCACCGTATTACTACGGGTTTTCCAACAACAGGCTGCAGGCTTACTGTAAGCAGAATCTGGAGATGAACGTCACTGTGGAGAATGTCTTGCAg ATTCTGGAGGCGGCCGATAAGACCCAGGCTCTGGACATGAAGAAGCACTGCCTGCACATTATTGTCCACCAGTTCATTAAG GTATCCAAGCTCCCCAACCTGCGGTCCCTCAGCCAGCTGCTGCTTTTGGACATCATTGAGTCTCTAGCCACACACATATCAGACAAACAGTGTGCTGAGATGGGCTCCGACATTTAG
- the cldn26 gene encoding putative claudin-24 translates to MVFLTPKIMQRTALFVTFGGFVTSLITTFLPFWKTMNSDLNEVENWFSGLWHMCLYTEEVGFQCKGYDSIMALPMDLQISRVLMSVSIGTGGLSLLAVLPGLEGVDVCLGQPDLKRRLLILGGVLSWVSGLTTLAPVSFVAYTTVVEFWDEGFPDVMPRWEYGEAMFSGWFGGLALVVGGTLFFIAVCMSDFDQRPPSAPNSPQVKRRTKHYLKTEVL, encoded by the coding sequence ATGGTTTTTCTAACACCTAAAATCATGCAGAGAACCGCACTCTTTGTGACGTTCGGGGGTTTTGTCACGTCTCTGATCACAACCTTTCTCCCATTCTGGAAGACGATGAACTCGGACCTGAACGAGGTGGAGAACTGGTTCTCTGGACTGTGGCACATGTGCCTCTACACAGAGGAGGTGGGATTTCAGTGTAAAGGCTACGACTCCATCATGGCGCTGCCGATGGACCTGCAGATCTCCAGGGTGCTCATGTCAGTGTCCATAGGCACGGGAGGTTTATCTCTGCTGGCTGTCCTCCCAGGACTGGAGGGGGTGGATGTGTGCCTGGGGCAGCCTGACCTGAAGAGGCGGCTCCTCATCCTCGGCGGCGTGCTGTCCTGGGTGTCAGGGCTCACCACTCTGGCCCCCGTCTCTTTCGTGGCCTACACAACTGTGGTGGAGTTCTGGGACGAGGGTTTTCCGGATGTGATGCCGCGCTGGGAGTATGGGGAGGCGATGTTCTCCGGGTGGTTTGGAGGTTTGGCTCTGGTCGTCGGAGGGACTCTGTTCTTTATCGCTGTGTGCATGTCAGACTTCGACCAGAGGCCGCCAAGCGCGCCGAACAGCCCGCAGGTGAAGCGGAGGACGAAGCACTACCTGAAGACGGAGGTGTTATAG